Below is a window of Entelurus aequoreus isolate RoL-2023_Sb linkage group LG07, RoL_Eaeq_v1.1, whole genome shotgun sequence DNA.
GAGTGACGATAAGATTCAGAATCGATCTCAATTCAAGATAATTAACGATTAAAACCGATTCTCAAAATGTATCATTTGGTATAGAAATGTACTTTTTCAAAACAATTTACCTACTACAATAGCCTCTCTTGGTTGCTGACATATGACTTATACATGCGGCAAGTAAGTGCGGAGATTGCTTAAAAAACGtcttttaaaaattgattcttgAAAAATATTGAAAAGACATATCATTTCAAAATCGGGATAATAAGAATCAgggatttgaatcgattttttttgttaCCCCTAGcattcatgtgttaataaatggcaAATgtctttatatagcgctttactacaactggaatgatacccaaagtGCTTCACATTTATAtcgcattcacccattcactcacacactgatggcggaataataaatgttaattatttaataataaaatctgaTTACGATAACTGTGCTATCCAGTTATCTTGTTTTCCTATGACATTtcttagtctcatttgcaagtattttatagtagactttgcatgctgtTAGATGGCAGAAGTTTATAGACTACGATGTGTGGCCTTAACCAAGAAGTGGTCTTTTCCATgaagctgaatgtgccagtctagtcttatgttgcgccctacaaaataCTTATAATGAAagcattgtacttattacacaccagctgtttgattgtaacatgcatcttagttgtagttttcattcaaATTTGGAGGtgataaaatcgctaatgctaatcagtagcatgtagagtacaggccaaaagtttggacacgccttctcattcaatgcgttttgttaattttcatgactatttacattgtagattgtcactgaaggcatcaaaactatgaatgaacacatgtgaagttatgtacttaacaaaaaaaggtgaaataactgaaaacatgttttatattgtagtttcttcaaattagccaccctttgctctgattactgctttgcacactcttggcattctctcgatgagcttcaagaggtagtcacccgaaatggttttcacttcacaggtgtgccttctcagggttgattagtgcaatttcttgctttatcaatggggttgggaccatcagttgtgttgtgaatgagaaggtgtgtccaaacttttagccaACTGTATATGGCAAAGCCGatataaattagcatcaagctagcacattttagaAAAGCCTTACTTTAttagtgttttctatcaggcacacTTGCTTCGTTGGCATGGAgagttgcaacattacctagatgaAGTTTAGCTGAGTCTactctgagtgctgcttgagtgattgtttcctcgccaagtCTTTAGTAtgcaaccatgaattgattaacgtggaccccgacttaaataagttgaaaaacttattcgggtgttaccatttagtggtcaattgtacggaatatgtactctactgtgcaatcaactaataaaagtttcaattaatcaatcaatcaaccgaaCGTGATGACATGTGCAACAAAGAGATCGAAATAAGGCACAATTAGATTTTAACCGAATCAATACAGACTGAATTCAGTCGGTGCCTttttaaaagtaccaaattcggtagcCATCTCTATCTGGTCATTTCAAAGATGTACTTAGTGTAAAACACGAGACAAAGTCGTCCATAGACCAAGACACCTGTGGTGGCAGTGTGCTGTCCTTGCTGGTCATCAGGGCGTTACAAAGTGGTTGCTGTACGTGTTGGTAAACATAAGCGAATCTCACGACTTCTTTGGCGTTGCTCGAGGCGAAAGACAGGAAGGCTCGGTTGCCTAGAGAAAAACTCTCGTCGTCGCCCGTGATCAGCAGCACGCAGTATCTGAAGGGAGGAAAAACCGCAATAATGTAAGCTGGCTTAAGGTGTCAGTTAAACGCATGATGTCCTACTTCCTGCGTCTGTGGAACTGCTTGACAGGACAGAGCTCGTCAAAGAGCTTCTGATTCACCAGCCTCGGCGCCAGGAGGAACTTGTTGTTGGACATGAACTCATCGATTATTTGCTTTTTCATTCCTTTAGTCTGCAAAGCAAAACAAAACTTTCTATTACATTACATTAGGgatgtaccggtattagtatagtaccgcgatactaatgaatcatattcggtactataccgcctctaaaaagtaccggtcccccacaccCCCGGACCTCTgtcgtcatcacgtcgtgtcattgatggtttacgagcagaggagcacgttcggcagcgcacaatcacagagtacttacaaacagacacagtgtgtagacagaaaagggagaatggacgcattttggcttttaggaatagttaaacatgcttcactacacaccgtagctcaccgtcagcaaaatgtaaacaaacgccattggtggatctacaccgcacatccactgtaatgataccaagtacaagagcgtatctagttgatactgctatgattacatcgatattttttagcatcacaaaatctttcgttttttttatttttttaaaatgtatattatgttagtggttatagtgtccgccctgagatcggtaagttgtaagttcaaaccccggccgagtcataccaaagactataaaaaatgggacccattacctccctgcttggcactcagcatcaagggttggaattgggggttaaatcaccaaaaatgattcccgggcgcggccactgctgctgcccactgctcccctcacctcccagtgggtgatcgagggtgatgggtcaaatgcagagaataattttgccacacctagtgtgtgtgtgacaatcattggtactttaactttaactttatgtccctggacacatgaggatctGTAACTaggtggtatcggattgatacccaaatttgtggtatcatccaaaactaatgtaaagcatccaaacaacagaagaataagtgattattacattttaacagaagtgtagatagaacatgttaaaagagaaagtaagcaaatattaacagtaaatgaacaagtagattaataattaattttctaccacttgtccttaataattttgacaaaataatagaatggaatattacacaatatgttgtgtCAaaattacttattactaaaagacaagttgtcttgtatgttcactattttatttaaggacaaacttgcaataagaaacatatgtttaatgaaccctaagattttttgttaaaataaagccaataatgcaattttttgtggttccctttatttagaaaagtatcgaaaagaacCGAAAAgtacgaaatacattttggtaccggtaccaaaatattggtatcgggacaacactatattAGATACAATTCAGGCAGACTGCAGGTTGCATTGATTCACCTGGATGATGTCAGCAGGCTTGTCTGTGTTCTCTTTGAAAACCAACATGGTGGGAGCATAGGTGTTGATATTGAACTGTCTTTGCAGATTGGCCGTCTCGGACAGGCCCTGATCCACGTAGCCGAACTGCAAGTAATCCTTGTACGCAAACGCCGTCAGCTGTCAAAAATGAGCATGTTATGCCAGGTATTGTTATTGTCAGTCATGTTGTAGCGCTCACCTTGTAAAGTAAAGGAACCACGGACACTTGGTCAAAGAGCAGCACATGTGGCTTGTTGAGTTGGTGCCAGCTGTTCAAGAACTGCTTGTCGTTCTTATCGCTGACCTAACCGAAGACATATAGAGGTTAAATGTATGTTTCTATTCATATCCATGAGTTGTATTCCTCTTAACTGAGCGGTGTAACAGTACATGTATTCTGTAGCAGCCATATAATCATTTAAACTTGTACTCTCCTCTTCTATGCTGTTgccatgtcagtgtttcccataaactgccaagatacctgtggcggtgggggcatggctatgggcgtggtcaccatgacataatcgattaatttgcataatttactacaatgatttgattttctctaaaaaggctcaaaaaatttatacttactaattaataataacagttttgttttaaacgtccatccatccatccatccattttacaatataattacaacactttatgtacatatttatatacagatttgaacaataagttattcactgaaatatatttattaattgtggttcttacaaaaaatatatcttataaaatataaaagctaaaatgtctcaaagctctgcccctttcattagtgcatactaaataatttaactttagcctactactacaaccatattatttaccagcaacataaagtgaaacagtggcagaggtgtcctgccacagtcagtaacaaataaacagaaaacagtagtggtggtagatagacacagagcttcatcaaacatctgatccactgaacaaagagctccaaaaatcttgaactttagactgccatcagttttactacctacacttaaccatgtgtttcctactgcctgcagactttgcaccctttgttgtatacacatgttgtgtttctaatataaatacatttaataaagtcaaatacaaataaggcaacaagagaagtatcctacacttctcttttgtaaagtaaatctaaatagccgatatgggcatctacatcaactatatgatttgcctgagaagctggagaggacaaaaaaaaattaaaatgttttttattttattttatttgtggcggacgcaattctttcgtggcgggccgccacaaataaatgaatgtgtgggaaaccctgcatgtGCACACTAGGCTTGTGCATATTTAAGTACTGCAGTTTGAGACACCATACTGATAAACTGATGGTTGTCCAGCATCAGGAAAGTCGTGCTTGAACTGCAGCTGCCAAAGCTCCTCAAGCTTCACTACTGAGATTCTGTTTGCAGTAATTTCTGTCAATTTGTCAATTGCAGTTCTGTCACTTCCACCTCCGAGTGGTCCATTTACTGTCCAGCCTAGCATCGTTCTCACAGCGTATGGTCCATTATCCACACTTTTAACCACTTGCAGTGGCTCCATCGCTTTGGGAACGTTTACTCCGATGAGTAATCCAATCTTGGCTTgaataatgcataataaaaaaggaaaaaaacatataagtcgcactggagtataagtcgcatttttgggggaaatttatttgataaaatccaacaccaagaatagacttttgaaaggcaatttaaaagaaataaagaatagtgaacaacaggctgaataagtgtacgttatatgaggcataaataaccaactgagaacgtgcctggtatgttaacgtaacatattatggtaagagtcattcaaataactataacatatagaacatgctatacgtttaccaaacaatctgtcactcctaatcgctaaatcccatgaaatcttcttcctctgtgtcgcttctaaacaactctgccaactccaaaggtaggcaatgcgccgcttcctcttgccgttttctgctgcatatttcactacgtccagcttgtaacctgcagtatatgatttcctttttggtgctatttttgttcagcccttctcagtttttataagttaccgccaatgttgaaatgatccattttcataggtacggaagtagtagcaggtagcatcttttttttcacaatgcacttctgccatgacccacaatgcacttctgccatgacccacaatgcacttttgccatgacccgcccccgccaaatttttattggttgacgtatgtgtgtgacgattgctgatatacgcctagtctcttacgtgaattagataaataatattatttgatattttacagtaatgtgttaataatttcacacataagtcgctccagagtataaatcgcacccccggccaaactatgaaaaaaactgcgacttataatccgaaaaatacggtatgtattgcatgcttagaataattataaggtacactttatttgtaattattatatttgtctgaataatttgatgacgtactattttatactgctttaatacagtgaagattacgtaactgtttaattgcatatatggcggaaggatctgtgtggtaatatggtttggacacaatgtattatgggtaatggcagtcaggtatggTGGAATTGAGCCACAAAGTTTTTTCCGCGatatatgcaattaaacagttacgTAATCTTCACTGTGTTAAAGCAGTATAAAATCGTACGTCATcaaattgtgaagtgaattatatttatatagcgctttttctctagtgactcaaagcgctttacatagtgaaacccaatatctaagttacatttaaaccagtgtggttggcactgggagcaggtgggtaaagtgtcttgcccaaggacacaacggcagtgactaggatggcggaagcggggatcgaacctggaaccctcaagttgctggcacggccgctctaccaaccgagctataccgccccaattattattacaataaattattcagacaaatataataattacaaataaagtgtaccttataattattctaagcatgcaatatatacattttcttattatttaaataaagtaaatagtccccttTTGACTGAATAAGcaaaaagcaccttccataaaatgtaaattaacttaaacaTCATTTAGGCTCCTACATTATTGTTGATTTAAATGTGTGGTAATGGCTCTGAATAACTACATGAAGTGTTTATGCCAGGAGCCGCCCCTGCTGATTCTTTATTTAGAAATcagttagcattttttttttgtgtgcagtcTGAATACTGACCCACTCCACGAGTCTCTGAGGAAGAAGGTCTTCCACGAACTGCCTCAGGTGCTCCTTGGCTACAGCATAATGGAAAAACGTCACTTTGCCATTGATGACGCCGAGGATGGACGGCGTGCGATGGGCCCCCAGGTGATTGGCCAGACGCCTCTCGTAGCCCACGTCCACCACGCCGATTCCCACGCCTGCACAAACACACATTCGCTTGTTTCCCCTCGCAGACCCACACCTGTGCTCAAGTCTTTGTTTGGATTCCAAACCTAGCGTCTCCATCTCCTGCACCACCTCCTTCCACACGGGCTCAATGTGGATGCAGTTGAAGCACCAGTCGGAGGTGATCTTGATCAGGTACGGCCTTCTGAAGCTGTCGGGCACCACGTCGCCCACGTACTGGTTGAAGTGCAGCAAGTACTTGTCGTCGGAAAATTCCCGCTGGTTCCTGCTGTTGAAAGGGAAGTTGAAGAAAGACTCCTCGAAGTTGAAGTTATTGTAGCGGCCGTACGGCTGCGTGTCATCGGTCTGCCCGTAGCGGTCGTAGTTGGCACGTTTGTCCTCGCTGGATAAAAGCTGGAACATAAAACATAACAATAAGGGCAGCCATTTTGTTTTGACGTTGACTTGAgtattttaaaatacaaaaatgccCCAACTTTTTACTCTATTCTCAGAAAACACTGTACTATAAAGTACTGTAcgactataatgaccaacataaatgggttatacttgtatagcgcttttctaccttcaaggtactcaaagcgctttgacactatttccacattcacccattcacacacacattcacacactgatggcgggagctgccatgcaaggcgctaaccacgacccatcaggagcaagggtgaagtgtcttgctcaaggacacaacggacgtgactaggttggtagaaggtggggatcgaaccaggaaccctcaggttgctggcacggccactctaccaactgcgccacgccgtccccataaacTGGTCTGTAAtgcgtggctctttagcgccaccctagtggctccctagagctttttcaaaaatgtatgaaaattcaaaaagatgagaaaaaaaatgtttttttagttttaatatggtttctgtaggaggacaaacatgacacaaaccttcccaattgttagaaaatcccactgtttacattaaacatgcttcactgatgagagtatttgtcgCGCGCcattttgtccgactaatttcggaagtccttgaacgcaccgtagtttgtttacaagtacaacTTTCCTTTgatactgccacagaaagacgtgttttatgccactccttctttgtctcgttttgtccttcgcttggaaaggagccagcttaggtggttcgggcatctcgtgcggatgcctcacgagcgtctaccgagggaggtcctcgttgcacgtcccactgggaggagaccccgcggcaggccaaggactagatgggggggattacatcccctctctggcctgggaacgcttctgggttccccaggaggaagttgctaatgttgctctggagagggaagtctgctggagctgttgtccccgcgacccaattccggataagcggttgaagatggatggatggatgtccaccaaactttttatgctgtacgtgaatgcacaaaggtgagctttgttgatgttattgacttgtgtggagtgctaatcagacatatttggtcactgcatgactgcaagctaatcgatgctaacatgctatttatgctagctgtgtgtacataatgcatcatacattttagtaccggtaccaaaatattgctatcgggacaacactaatccctacaacattggttctgttggtGATTTCATGTTGTACAGTACTCTGACCGTTTGGTCAAAAATAGCGGTTTTACCTTCCACTTTTTCATGCACTCAAAATCatagttttttttctaaaatataaTAAGCTTTCAAATTTCCTAAAATAGTCCCCTGCTTCCAATTAATACCTCGTCCtttgtaacctgactctcgccagatccttgtagttcgctgagctccacacaaggatctgggacttctcaatagtagaagtatttcagaaggcggggggggggcttgtaaaaaaatcattgtgtgtgactggataaaccacttgttcgTTATCTTCAATGacatgctacttcaaccactcacatcgaaatcaacccgtgacgcagatgagagcgacgctgggatatccaaaacagaacagccgacatattggataagttaggtaacttttactgaaacaatgcagcaatgtcagtagaccagacctgggcaatttaaggcccgggggccacatgcggcccgttaagcttttcaatctggcccgccagagattcccaaatcatttttttagatctttaagatggaaactgtagctgccattatgatgtgcagtgatgttttctaatgaccggaagtcttcaactatacaaagtatttcaatggttggaatctgcacttttaaattatatactagttactatggtaatctatttagttactatggtaatgtaagtcacagcagctcagacgaggcaccaagcagtgtgggcggggagcgtttccacagagtgtttccagagcctgaaacgtgggtgtcagggacagacgcggaaggagatttttacaacaaagttctacaagaaaagtgatattatgccagattgtagtttttttttgtttttttttacccttcgcattcatatttcgccatgtttgttgcatttttgttgtgtttcgcttgattgtaaattaTGTGGATGAAGAGggcgtgtgacgttcatatgttgtcaatattcagtgttttatcgttcatagttaatatcgtaaatcccacattctttatattcatgtacattctgggtgtctcattcagtaaaacatttaaaattccattccgtttttttaaggggatctgtcataacgtttttagctttcaatcagacattatggtgaggttttgtattagtgttcctaaaaatagcacccagcagattgtcacagcttatatgtgtgtgtgtgtgtgtgtgtgtgtgtgtgtgtgtgtgtgtgtgtgtgtgtgtgtgtgtgtgtgtgtgtgtgtatttatgtatataaggggacggcgtggcgaagttggtggagtggtcgtgccagcaatcggagggttgctggttactggggttcaatccccaccttctaccatcctagtcacgtccgttgtgtccttgggcaagacacttcacccttgctcctgatgggtgctggttagcgccttgcatggcagctcccgccatcagtgtgtgaatgggtgaatgtggaaatactgtcaaagcgctctgagtaccttgaaggtagaaaagcgctatacaagtataacccatttattatttatatacatagatagatataccggcccccagacacatttttttctctaaatgtgaccCCcaggtcaaaataattgcccaggcctgcagtagacgatcgatgtcgcaaaacagttgcaatagcagaatcaatgtcagcacacgactcctcgctgctgaatcaaacagtcgcttcggcgctacgtcacatctacgaAATCcagcccggcgatcctgattggttcattttcttttgctatcttgaaggagtttgcaatgccctcgagcccagatccttgtgtggagctcagcgaactacaaggatctggcgagagtcgggTTACGTCCTTTGTGCGCTTTAGGTAAATAAACATCCATGCTCTATAAGGGCATTGCCACCCGCATTTCCAACATACCCAACATGTTTACTTACTTTTTCCATTCTACTAACCTCATATGATTTGGTAATCCTGATAAACATGTCCTCAGCACCCGGATTTTTGTTTTTGTCAGGATGCCTTGAAGAGAGCATGTTTTAATTCCACAGCTGTCAGCAGCACATGTTTGTACTCATCTGAGACTCACCATTCTTTGGCCAGGCGCTTGTACACTTTCTTAATCTCAGCCTGGCTTGCACTCCTGGTGACTCCTAAGGTGATGTACGGATCCACCTCAGGTCCAGCATGGGGGGCTCCAACCTCCAGCACAGTGAGGACCACCAGGACAGCCAGGGGCAGGGACATTTTGAAGCCTGCAGtcagttattattttttttataacataaGGATTTGTCAGCTTCTCGCAAATACATAAAATAGCATGCTAATAGCAGCCTGACTAGCAACAATATAGCCCCACGGtgtattactgttttttttatccaagaaaataggtatagtacacacacatattttattCCAAATAGGGATTTTAATAGCGTTGCTAGAATAAACAGTGCATGTTATATCAGGCACCTCAAGCAGATGCAGTCAACCCGCACTACGCCACATTTCCACCGCAGGTGTCGTTCTTCCTCCTCGGCGTCTTGGCGGATGCTGGACGGGGGGAATCAGAAGGTGCGTTTTTAGGCAGCATCTCACAGATCCCGCGGGGAACCATCGACAACCTGCTGATGTAAGGCAGAATGACAGGCGATGAAGCCAAAGTACTGTTGGGAGATGGAGTACTTTATTAGAAACTCATTTCGCGTTTTATGTATTCACTGTATTTGCGATCGTTTTAAATTTCGTCGCGCACCGGCGTTTGCAAACTGTGTTTCGCTAGGTGGGCGGTGGCGTGTGGCCATCCGTAGGAGGCGAAAATCGAACGCACCTTGTTTTTGGTGCGCGTGCGTTGGCGCTCTCGGTGGGCCAATCAGAAGCAAGAGTGATGTAAACAAGGAAGTAGCCAAAACAAGCCGCTGCAAACCAAATATGTTTTGgtttgattctgaattgaattaattgttacaaataaaataaagttacaaaggacttaaagttagtgttatttgcagacgacacaactgctttctgttcaggagagaacacacagaagataatacaaataaaagaagaaatgaacaaattttaaaaaatcgtttgacaaaaacagacaatctttgaatctcagtaaaactaaaataatgctattgggtaacagtagaaaagagcatcatacacgaatacaaatagacggagtagacattgaaagggtgaaagaaaccagatttttgggagtattaatagatgataaaacgaactggaaatctcatatacaaaatatacaacataaggtggcaaaaaacatttcaataatgaataaagcaaaacacgccctgggccaaaaatcacttcatattctctactgctcactagtgttaccatatctgagttattgtgcagaaatatggggaaataactacaaatgtgcgctacattcgttacaaaaaaatatcaattagactgatacataatgttggatatagaaaacatacaaacaaaatattaaagtttgatgatttgataaaattgcaaacagctaaaatgatgtacaaagcaaactataacctgctaccaaagaatgtacaacaattcttctcaactaaagaggagaaatataatcttagaggaaaatctaattcaaaacatttgtatgcacatacaacacttagaacctttagcatatcag
It encodes the following:
- the LOC133654254 gene encoding dnaJ homolog subfamily C member 16-like isoform X1, which gives rise to MSLPLAVLVVLTVLEVGAPHAGPEVDPYITLGVTRSASQAEIKKVYKRLAKEWHPDKNKNPGAEDMFIRITKSYELLSSEDKRANYDRYGQTDDTQPYGRYNNFNFEESFFNFPFNSRNQREFSDDKYLLHFNQYVGDVVPDSFRRPYLIKITSDWCFNCIHIEPVWKEVVQEMETLGVGIGVVDVGYERRLANHLGAHRTPSILGVINGKVTFFHYAVAKEHLRQFVEDLLPQRLVEWVSDKNDKQFLNSWHQLNKPHVLLFDQVSVVPLLYKLTAFAYKDYLQFGYVDQGLSETANLQRQFNINTYAPTMLVFKENTDKPADIIQTKGMKKQIIDEFMSNNKFLLAPRLVNQKLFDELCPVKQFHRRRKYCVLLITGDDESFSLGNRAFLSFASSNAKEVVRFAYVYQHVQQPLCNALMTSKDSTLPPQVVILERRNAAGKVFFKPVSSWNGSEEDKQRLVEELERLQKDPSILIHDAMLPELNNEFASMFIIQWIYAFYDYLSEVMDDILHNNWREMMPLLSLIFSALFILFGTVVIQAFSDSSDDKRPKAKDGPKTENVSPGNATSRPPKKSFVEVTELTDITYISNLVRLRPGHMNIVLVLTDASKNILLSKFAKEVYSFTGSLTLHFSFLNTDKHSEWMSTLLESVQDGVQIDASEDDGGGNHKMDYTGYVLALNGNRKYFCIFKPVYTGEDPANKALEDNGTTSSVRRSRSASRDDHPARKSARSRSTPTLQIHHKLDGLGLWMERLMEGTLPRCYIPAWPGLDKITPIK